A DNA window from Amphiprion ocellaris isolate individual 3 ecotype Okinawa chromosome 8, ASM2253959v1, whole genome shotgun sequence contains the following coding sequences:
- the ppardb gene encoding peroxisome proliferator-activated receptor delta b has translation MEGFQQAATEQHDRVNGHCEPMSPQDTAESGGSDSCGGTSVSELTDVQELKARESEDEEDKEEKEVAPASKGLKGDQKKRQKEGQDQDENDHSKQNNSASSSYTDLSHTSSPSLSEQLRLGREDSAASGISVECKVCGDKASGFHYGVHACEGCKGFFRRTVRMKLEYERCERSCKIQKKNRNKCQYCRFQKCLSLGMSHDAIRYGRMPEAERKKLVAGLLAEELNLGKPGGSDLKTLAKQVNTAYLKNLSMTKKRARSILTGKTSSTAPFVIYDVDTLWKAESGLVWSQLVPGAPLTKEIGVHVFYRCQCTTVETVRELTEFAKCIPGFVDLFLNDQVTLLKYGVHEAIFAMLPSLMNKDGLLVANGKGFVTREFLRSLRKPFNEIMEPKFEFAVKFNALELDDSDLALFVAAIILCGDRPGLMNVKQVEQSQDSILQALDLHLQANHSDSVYLFPKLLQKMADLRQLVTENVQLVQKIKKTESETSLHPLLQEIYKDMY, from the exons ATGGAAGGGTTTCAACAAGCTGCCACAGAGCAGCACGACCGGGTGAACGGCCACTGCGAGCCCATGTCCCCCCAGGACACAGCTGAGTCTGGAGGCTCAGACAGTTGTGGGGGGACAAGCGTGTCGGAGTTGACAGACGTGCAAGAGTTAAAGGCCAGGGAaagtgaagatgaggaggacaaggaggagaaggaggtaGCACCTGCATCTAAAGGTCTGAAAGGGGAccagaagaaaagacagaaagagggtCAAGATCAGGACGAAAACGATCACAGCAAGCAAAACAACAGCGCGTCGTCCAGCTACACAG ACTTGTCCCATACATCGTCACCTTCGCTGTCAGAACAGCTGCGTCTCGGTAGAGAAGACAGCGCAGCATCTGGGATCAGTGTGGAGTGTAAGGTCTGCGGAGACAAGGCCTCGGGCTTCCACTACGGCGTGCATGCCTGTGAAGGTTGTAAG GGCTTTTTTCGGCGGACCGTGCGGATGAAACTGGAATATGAGCGCTGTGAGCGTTCTTGCAAGATTCAGAAGAAGAATCGTAATAAGTGCCAATATTGTCGCTTTCAGAAGTGCCTGTCTTTGGGAATGTCCCACGATG cGATCCGATATGGACGTATGCCTGAGGCGGAGAGGAAGAAGCTGGTGGCAGGCCTGCTTGCAGAGGAGCTGAACCTCGGCAAACCAGGTGGCTCGGACCTGAAGACCTTGGCCAAACAAGTCAACACAGCCTACCTGAAGAACCTCAGTATGACCAAGAAGAGGGCCCGCAGTATCTTGACAGGCAAAACCAGCAGCACCGCA CCCTTTGTGATCTACGATGTAGACACACTCTGGAAAGCAGAGAGTGGTTTGGTATGGAGCCAGTTAGTTCCCGGTGCACCTCTGACCAAGGAGATCGGAGTTCACGTGTTCTACCGCTGCCAGTGCACTACGGTGGAGACTGTGCGAGAGCTCACCGAATTTGCCAAGTGCATTCCAGGGTTTGTGGACCTCTTTCTTAATGACCAG GTGACTTTGCTGAAGTATGGAGTGCACGAGGCTATTTTTGCCATGCTGCCGTCTCTCATGAACAAAGATGGACTCTTGGTGGCCAATGGCAAAGGCTTTGTGACGAGGGAGTTCCTGCGCAGCTTAAGAAAACCCTTCAATGAGATCATGGAGCCCAAGTTTGAGTTTGCTGTCAAGTTCAACGCCCTGGAGCTGGATGACAGTGACCTGGCCCTGTTTGTTGCTGCCATTATTCTCTGTGGAG ATCGTCCCGGGTTAATGAACGTGAAGCAGGTGGAGCAGAGTCAGGACAGCATCCTCCAGGCGCTGGACCTCCACCTCCAAGCAAACCACTCTGACTCTGTCTACCTCTTCCCCAAGCTGCTTCAGAAGATGGCCGACCTCCGTCAGCTGGTTACTGAGAACGTTCAGCTTGTCCAAAAGATCAAAAAGACTGAGTCGGAGACCTCTCTCCACCCTCTACTACAGGAGATCTACAAAGACATGTATTAG